A single genomic interval of Mustela nigripes isolate SB6536 chromosome 7, MUSNIG.SB6536, whole genome shotgun sequence harbors:
- the LOC132022688 gene encoding large ribosomal subunit protein uL22-like: MVRYSLDPENPTKSCKSRGSNLRVHFKNTRETAQAIKGMHIRKATKYLKDVTLQKQCVPFRRYNGGVGRYAQAKQWGWTQGRWPKKSAEFLLNMLKNAESNAELKGLDVDSLVIEHIQVNKAPKMRRRTYRTHGRINPYMSSPCHIEMILTEKEQIVPKPEEEVAQKKKISQKKLKKQKLMARE, translated from the coding sequence ATGGTTCGCTATTCGCTTGACCCGGAAAACCCTACGAAATCATGCAAGTCAAGAGGTTCAAATCTCCGTGTTCACTTTAAGAACACACGTGAAACTGCCCAGGCCATCAAGGGTATGCATATCCGAAAAGCCACCAAGTATCTGAAAGACGTCACTTTGCAGAAGCAGTGTGTGCCATTCCGTCGCTACAATGGTGGAGTTGGTAGGTATGCCCAGGCCAAACAGTGGGGCTGGACACAAGGTCGGTGGCCCAAGAAGAGTGCTGAATTTTTACTGAACATGCTTAAAAACGCAGAGAGTAATGCTGAACTTAAGGGTTTAGATGTCGATTCTCTGGTCATTGAGCACATTCAGGTGAACAAAGCCCCCAAGATGCGGCGTAGGACTTACAGGACTCATGGTCGCATTAACCCATACATGAGCTCTCCCTGCCACATTGAGATGATCCTTACTGAAAAAGAGCAGATTGTTCCTAAACCAGAAGAGGAGgttgcacagaagaaaaagatatcccagaagaaactgaagaaacaaaaacttatggCCCGGGAGTAA